The Amycolatopsis sp. DG1A-15b genome window below encodes:
- the argS gene encoding arginine--tRNA ligase has protein sequence MQTADVTEELARRVVTAAGRALGIELTPEQALVQASPRDGVDYQANLAMSLGKQLGRPPREVAGLIAGALELGGIADPPAVSGPGFLNFALRKEWLETRTGALLGDPRLGVPKTSAPRRIALDYSSPNVAKEMHVGHLRSSVIGDALARLLRFAGHEVLPHNHLGDWGTPFGMLIEHLLDVSGGQRAIADLDAFYREARRKFDSDEAFATRARTRVVKLQSGDEETLAVWQELVDESTRHFNEVYALLGISLTDEDIYGESFYNPYLATVVDDLEEAGLTEVSDGAVCVFPEGFRNREGDRLPLIVRKRDGGYGYAATDLATVRYWTAERGATDLLYVVGTPQAQHFAMLFATCRAAGWLTGPAEHVGFGTVLGTDGKAMRTRAGETVKLADLLTEAVTQAAAVVAERSELDAAGQAAVARAVGIGAVKYADLSGDRERDYVFAWDRMLAKEGNTSVYLQYAHARTQSILRKAGSLPDGADILLEAPAERALALKLLRFGEALKAATSGYTPHKLCTYLYETAVAFSRFFEECPVLKAASPSLRASRLRLTTLTSHTLALGLSLLGIEAPDQL, from the coding sequence GTGCAGACCGCCGACGTTACCGAGGAGCTGGCGCGCCGCGTGGTGACCGCCGCCGGCCGGGCACTGGGCATCGAACTGACGCCGGAGCAGGCGCTGGTCCAGGCGTCGCCGCGCGACGGCGTCGACTACCAGGCCAACCTCGCGATGAGCCTGGGCAAGCAGCTCGGCCGACCGCCGCGCGAGGTCGCCGGGCTCATCGCCGGAGCGCTGGAGCTCGGCGGGATCGCCGATCCGCCCGCAGTCTCCGGGCCAGGCTTCCTGAACTTCGCGCTGCGCAAGGAATGGCTTGAAACCCGCACCGGCGCGCTGCTCGGCGACCCGCGGCTCGGTGTACCGAAAACGTCGGCGCCCCGGCGGATCGCGCTTGACTACAGCAGCCCGAACGTGGCCAAGGAAATGCACGTCGGGCACCTGCGGTCGTCCGTGATCGGCGACGCGCTGGCCCGTCTGCTGCGGTTCGCCGGGCACGAAGTGCTGCCGCACAACCACCTCGGCGACTGGGGCACGCCGTTCGGCATGCTCATCGAGCACCTCCTCGACGTCTCCGGCGGGCAACGCGCGATCGCCGACCTCGACGCCTTCTACCGCGAAGCGCGCCGGAAGTTCGACAGCGACGAAGCGTTCGCGACGCGGGCACGCACGCGTGTCGTCAAGCTGCAGAGCGGCGACGAAGAGACTCTCGCCGTCTGGCAGGAGCTCGTCGACGAATCGACACGGCACTTCAACGAGGTCTACGCGCTACTCGGGATTTCCCTGACGGACGAGGACATCTACGGCGAGAGCTTCTACAACCCCTATCTCGCCACGGTCGTCGACGACCTCGAGGAAGCCGGCCTGACCGAAGTCAGCGACGGCGCCGTCTGCGTCTTCCCCGAAGGGTTCCGCAACCGCGAAGGCGACCGGTTGCCACTGATCGTCCGCAAGCGCGACGGCGGCTACGGGTATGCCGCCACGGACCTGGCGACCGTCCGGTACTGGACGGCCGAGCGCGGCGCCACCGACCTGCTCTACGTCGTCGGGACGCCGCAGGCGCAGCACTTCGCGATGCTGTTCGCCACCTGCCGTGCCGCGGGCTGGCTGACCGGGCCCGCCGAGCACGTCGGCTTCGGCACGGTGCTGGGCACGGACGGCAAGGCCATGCGGACCCGGGCCGGCGAGACCGTCAAGCTGGCGGATCTGCTCACCGAAGCCGTGACGCAGGCCGCCGCGGTCGTCGCCGAACGCAGCGAGCTCGACGCGGCAGGACAGGCCGCGGTCGCCCGGGCGGTGGGCATCGGCGCGGTCAAGTACGCGGACCTGTCCGGCGACCGCGAGCGCGACTACGTCTTCGCCTGGGACCGGATGCTGGCCAAGGAGGGCAACACGTCGGTGTACCTCCAGTACGCGCACGCACGGACGCAGTCGATTCTCCGGAAGGCCGGCAGCTTGCCCGATGGCGCCGACATCCTGCTCGAGGCGCCGGCGGAACGAGCACTGGCGCTGAAGCTGCTCCGGTTCGGCGAAGCACTGAAGGCGGCCACCAGCGGCTACACACCACACAAGCTCTGTACGTACCTGTACGAGACCGCCGTCGCCTTCTCGCGGTTCTTCGAAGAATGTCCCGTCCTGAAGGCGGCTTCGCCGTCGCTGCGCGCGTCTCGGCTGAGGTTGACTACGCTGACGTCGCACACACTCGCGCTCGGGCTTTCCCTGCTCGGCATCGAAGCGCCCGACCAGCTCTAG
- a CDS encoding PPOX class F420-dependent oxidoreductase gives MELPGDLLALLREPSLCFLSTLMPDGSPQLTQTWVDTDGTHILVNTVLGHQKQRNIARDPRVALNVADRDRPSRYFAIRGQVIEMTEDGAVEHIEKLSQRYLGGPYPWWGGRDQTRLLLTIKADRITS, from the coding sequence GTGGAACTGCCCGGCGATCTGCTCGCTCTGCTGCGCGAGCCCAGCCTCTGCTTCCTGTCGACGCTGATGCCCGACGGCTCGCCGCAGCTCACCCAGACCTGGGTGGACACCGACGGGACGCACATCCTCGTCAACACCGTGCTGGGGCACCAGAAGCAGCGCAACATCGCGCGTGACCCGCGGGTGGCGCTCAACGTCGCCGACCGCGACCGCCCGTCGCGCTACTTCGCCATCCGCGGGCAGGTCATCGAGATGACCGAGGACGGCGCCGTCGAGCACATCGAAAAGCTGTCGCAGCGCTACCTCGGCGGCCCGTACCCGTGGTGGGGCGGCCGCGACCAGACGCGGCTGCTGCTCACGATCAAGGCCGATCGGATCACGTCGTGA
- a CDS encoding TetR/AcrR family transcriptional regulator, whose protein sequence is MTDQSRPGRKRSEQSRLAILAATLELVAEAGYGALTIEGIAARSGVGKQTIYRWWPSKADVLLDALATKADLQIPVPDQGSFRADLAGFLGSTFELGGKSPVADTLRALMAQAQIDPEFGKRFREDFLFRRRDALGTLVDRARERGELPAGVRPGTVLDVVFGTLWYRLLATREPVDGGLADELVTLLAGHGASTAEIR, encoded by the coding sequence ATGACCGACCAGTCCCGCCCCGGCCGCAAGCGCAGCGAACAGAGCCGGCTGGCCATCCTCGCCGCGACGCTCGAACTGGTCGCGGAGGCCGGCTACGGCGCACTGACCATCGAAGGCATCGCCGCGCGCTCGGGCGTCGGCAAGCAGACGATCTACCGCTGGTGGCCGTCGAAGGCCGACGTCCTGCTCGACGCGCTCGCGACGAAGGCGGACCTGCAGATCCCCGTCCCCGACCAGGGCTCCTTCCGCGCCGACCTGGCCGGGTTCCTGGGCAGCACCTTCGAGCTGGGCGGGAAGTCCCCGGTCGCGGACACGCTCCGGGCGCTGATGGCCCAGGCGCAGATCGACCCGGAGTTCGGCAAACGCTTCCGCGAGGACTTCCTGTTCCGCCGCCGCGACGCGCTCGGCACGCTCGTCGACCGCGCCCGCGAGCGCGGCGAACTCCCGGCCGGCGTGCGCCCCGGCACGGTGCTCGACGTCGTGTTCGGGACGCTCTGGTACCGGCTCCTCGCGACGCGCGAACCGGTCGACGGCGGGCTGGCGGACGAACTGGTGACGCTGCTAGCGGGTCACGGCGCGTCGACCGCCGAAATCCGGTAG
- a CDS encoding SDR family oxidoreductase gives MSIALVAGGTSGIGLATARRLQQRGYDVHVTGRGKERLDDVDSSDPELTGHQADGGDTTAMAALAASLGKVDVLVVSLSGTEGMGPIETLDLAMLRRAFDAKFWAHLATIQAVLPHLAADGSITLLSAITARAAMAGTAGIGALNAAIEALVKPLAVELAPRRVNAVSPGVVDTAWWSGFPAEMREGFFAQTAASIPARRVATADDVAEVVTLAATNRNLTGTVLEADGGARLVSLG, from the coding sequence ATGAGCATCGCTCTCGTGGCCGGCGGCACTTCGGGCATCGGCCTGGCGACCGCGCGGCGGCTGCAGCAGCGGGGATACGACGTCCACGTCACCGGGCGCGGCAAGGAGCGCCTCGACGACGTCGATTCGAGCGACCCGGAGCTGACCGGGCACCAGGCCGACGGCGGGGACACCACGGCGATGGCCGCGCTGGCCGCGTCGCTCGGGAAGGTCGACGTGCTGGTGGTGAGCCTCTCCGGCACCGAAGGCATGGGGCCGATCGAGACGCTGGACCTCGCCATGCTGCGGCGGGCGTTCGACGCGAAGTTCTGGGCGCACCTGGCGACCATCCAGGCCGTCCTGCCGCACCTGGCGGCGGACGGGTCGATCACGCTGCTCAGCGCGATCACGGCCCGGGCGGCGATGGCCGGCACGGCCGGGATCGGCGCGCTGAACGCGGCGATCGAAGCACTGGTCAAGCCGCTGGCGGTCGAGCTGGCGCCGAGGCGGGTGAACGCGGTGTCGCCGGGCGTGGTCGACACGGCCTGGTGGAGCGGCTTCCCGGCAGAGATGCGGGAGGGGTTCTTCGCGCAGACGGCGGCTTCGATCCCGGCCCGCCGCGTCGCGACGGCGGACGACGTCGCGGAGGTGGTGACCCTGGCGGCGACGAACCGGAACCTGACCGGCACGGTCCTGGAAGCCGACGGTGGAGCCCGCCTGGTCTCGCTGGGTTGA
- the proB gene encoding glutamate 5-kinase produces MSGTREAIAAARRLVVKVGSSALTSAGSGLDVARLDALVDAIAERVARETQIVLVSSGAIGAGLAPLSLGKRPRDLATQQAAASVGQLALAHAYAESFGRYSLTVGQVLLTSDDVVRRSHYRNAQRTFSRLLALGAVPVVNENDTVATEEIRFGDNDRLAALVAHLIGADALILLSDVDGLYDGDPRGGATRKLTEVLSESDVDGISVGMSSSGLGTGGMVSKLAAARTAAGAGIPVLLAAASEASAALTSASPGTAFAPADTRLSARRFWLGYAADTTGKLRLDDGAVTAVVRRRRSLLAAGITGVDGEFQAGDVVDLVDAKDRPVARGVVAFDATELPDLIGRSTPELPAEQRREVVHADDLVPLRR; encoded by the coding sequence GTGAGCGGCACGCGCGAAGCCATCGCTGCCGCGCGGCGGCTGGTGGTCAAGGTCGGCTCGTCGGCGCTGACCAGCGCGGGCAGCGGGCTCGACGTGGCCCGGCTGGACGCGCTGGTCGACGCGATCGCCGAGCGCGTCGCCCGGGAAACGCAGATCGTGCTGGTGTCCTCGGGCGCGATCGGGGCCGGGCTGGCCCCGCTCTCGCTGGGCAAGCGGCCGCGTGACCTCGCGACGCAGCAGGCCGCGGCGAGCGTCGGGCAGCTGGCGCTGGCGCACGCGTACGCGGAGTCGTTCGGGCGGTATTCGCTGACGGTCGGGCAGGTGCTGCTCACCTCCGACGACGTCGTCCGCCGTTCGCACTACCGCAACGCGCAGCGGACGTTTTCGCGGCTGCTGGCGCTGGGCGCGGTCCCGGTCGTCAACGAGAACGACACGGTGGCGACCGAGGAAATCCGCTTCGGCGACAACGACCGCCTGGCGGCCCTGGTCGCCCACCTGATCGGCGCCGACGCGCTGATCCTGCTGTCCGATGTGGACGGCCTGTACGACGGCGACCCCCGCGGCGGCGCGACCCGCAAGCTCACGGAGGTCCTCTCCGAGTCCGATGTGGACGGGATCTCGGTCGGCATGTCCAGTTCCGGCCTGGGAACGGGCGGCATGGTCTCCAAGCTCGCGGCGGCCCGCACCGCGGCGGGAGCGGGCATCCCGGTGCTGTTGGCGGCGGCTTCGGAAGCCTCGGCGGCGTTGACTTCCGCTTCCCCGGGAACAGCCTTCGCCCCGGCGGACACGCGGTTGTCGGCCCGCCGGTTCTGGCTGGGCTACGCGGCGGACACCACGGGCAAGCTCCGCCTCGACGACGGCGCGGTGACGGCGGTGGTCCGCCGCCGCCGGTCCCTCCTGGCCGCGGGCATCACGGGCGTGGATGGCGAATTCCAGGCGGGCGACGTGGTCGACCTGGTGGACGCGAAGGACCGTCCGGTGGCCCGCGGAGTGGTCGCCTTCGACGCGACGGAGCTCCCGGACCTGATCGGCCGCTCAACCCCCGAGCTCCCGGCCGAGCAACGCCGCGAGGTCGTCCACGCCGACGACCTCGTCCCCCTCCGCCGCTGA